The Anabaena sp. WA102 genome contains a region encoding:
- a CDS encoding TldD/PmbA family protein yields MSNIQEIATYAQENAAKLGIKKFDIYGSTVDDTSVQVDQGEPKQVKASNRSGVTVRVWNEENTMGVTSTTDVDAKGLELALKTAYEASFFGVKENVPDFSPEATIPIPNKHQEKALQSPVSELIEKLLVAEKELLAIHPAITSVPYNGLAQRDIDRFYLNSEGALRTESHSLASVYLYSKTEEEGKKPRSAGAYRVKESVADLDIAGCIKETAEKTISHLHYEKIKTGKYQVVFSPEAFLSLLGAFSNLFNAQSILDNQSLSKTDDIGKELASPLLSVYDDALHPANIGAESFDGEGTPTRQIKLIEKGILTSFLHSAGTAKRLNAQPTGNASIGAKVSVSPNFYHVFAAGTPEKELSLETAENVILIDDLQALHAGVKALQGSFSLPFDGWLVNKGEKTSIESATVAGDFLELLKSIVYVEKEVELTPGGVAPRVWVSELSITGD; encoded by the coding sequence ATGTCTAACATTCAAGAAATCGCAACCTACGCCCAAGAAAATGCCGCCAAACTTGGCATTAAAAAATTCGATATCTACGGTTCTACTGTAGATGATACCAGCGTTCAAGTTGACCAAGGTGAACCCAAACAAGTTAAGGCTTCCAATCGTTCTGGGGTAACAGTTCGGGTTTGGAATGAAGAAAATACAATGGGTGTTACCAGCACTACAGATGTAGATGCTAAAGGATTAGAATTAGCCCTGAAAACTGCTTATGAAGCCAGCTTTTTTGGAGTCAAAGAAAACGTTCCTGATTTTAGTCCAGAAGCCACTATTCCTATCCCTAATAAACATCAAGAAAAAGCCCTCCAATCACCTGTTTCTGAACTTATAGAAAAACTATTAGTAGCAGAAAAAGAATTGTTAGCAATTCATCCGGCTATTACAAGTGTCCCTTATAATGGTTTAGCACAAAGAGATATTGATAGATTTTATCTCAATAGTGAAGGGGCTTTAAGAACTGAATCTCATTCTTTGGCTTCTGTATATTTATACAGCAAAACAGAAGAAGAAGGTAAAAAACCTCGCAGTGCTGGTGCTTATCGAGTTAAGGAAAGTGTCGCTGATTTAGATATTGCTGGTTGTATCAAAGAAACTGCTGAGAAAACTATCAGTCATTTGCATTATGAAAAAATCAAAACTGGTAAATATCAAGTAGTTTTCTCTCCTGAAGCTTTTTTAAGTTTGTTGGGGGCTTTTTCTAATTTATTTAACGCCCAAAGTATTCTGGATAATCAAAGTTTATCGAAAACTGATGATATTGGTAAAGAACTAGCTTCACCTTTACTTTCAGTTTATGATGATGCTTTACACCCTGCTAATATTGGTGCAGAAAGTTTTGATGGTGAGGGTACTCCTACCCGGCAAATTAAGTTAATAGAAAAGGGCATTTTAACTAGCTTTTTGCATAGTGCGGGAACTGCTAAACGGTTAAATGCTCAACCTACAGGTAATGCTAGTATTGGCGCAAAAGTTAGCGTTAGTCCGAATTTTTATCACGTTTTTGCGGCGGGAACTCCTGAGAAAGAATTGAGTCTAGAAACTGCGGAAAATGTGATTTTAATTGATGATTTACAAGCTCTCCATGCGGGTGTTAAGGCTTTACAAGGTTCTTTTTCTTTGCCTTTTGATGGTTGGTTAGTTAACAAAGGTGAGAAAACCAGTATTGAGTCCGCAACGGTAGCTGGGGATTTCTTGGAACTTTTGAAATCAATTGTTTATGTCGAGAAAGAGGTGGAATTAACACCAGGAGGAGTTGCTCCTAGAGTTTGGGTGAGTGAACTTTCTATTACTGGGGATTAA
- a CDS encoding TldD/PmbA family protein — protein MLTNTLLLSNQLPSLQYSSTTERFDDTWEAPLATLLGLGRAAGADFVEYFLERRNYISCLAEEDTITSISPSLATGAGVRVFRGKADCYVSTNNLTFAGLKAALEKALSILGLQLPGPSAFIPEINLELLRDYASKRGKDGWLPLCSSISEMGEVLLDGTAQLNKKATHVQSRRASYFRDWQEVLVAGSDGTFARDIRLTQSVGFNLLCADGANRSSIGERAGNTSDANFLRTWDYQQASEQIAESAGKMLYADYVESGTYPIIMANHFGGVIFHEACGHLLETTQIERKTTPFADKKGEKIAHESLTAWDEGRADNAFGTIDMDDEGMPAQRTLLIEKGILKNFLADRTGSVRTGHPRTGSGRRQNYTFAAASRMRNTYIDCGEHTTEDLFASVDKGIYCKKMGGGSVGATGQFNFSVDEAYLIENGKITKPLKGATLIGEAKEIMNKISLCSQDLELAPGFCGSVSGSIYTTVGQPHIKVDSITVGGR, from the coding sequence ATGCTTACAAACACCCTACTTCTCTCAAATCAACTTCCCAGTTTACAATATTCATCCACCACAGAACGCTTCGATGACACTTGGGAAGCCCCCCTGGCAACCCTTTTGGGACTAGGACGCGCTGCCGGTGCTGATTTTGTGGAATACTTCTTAGAACGTCGCAACTACATCAGTTGTTTAGCCGAAGAAGATACCATTACCAGCATTTCCCCCAGTTTAGCTACCGGTGCAGGAGTGCGAGTATTTCGTGGCAAAGCTGACTGCTACGTTAGCACCAATAACCTCACATTTGCCGGTTTAAAAGCTGCTTTAGAAAAAGCTCTTTCCATCTTAGGCTTACAACTACCAGGACCGAGTGCCTTCATTCCCGAAATCAACCTAGAACTACTCAGAGACTACGCCAGCAAACGCGGTAAAGATGGTTGGCTACCCTTATGTAGTTCTATCAGCGAAATGGGAGAAGTCCTCCTTGATGGTACAGCCCAACTTAATAAAAAAGCTACCCACGTCCAATCCCGCCGCGCTTCCTACTTCCGTGATTGGCAAGAAGTATTAGTTGCTGGTAGTGACGGAACATTTGCCCGTGATATCCGCCTCACTCAGTCTGTCGGATTCAACCTGCTTTGTGCTGACGGTGCTAACCGCTCCTCCATTGGTGAACGGGCAGGTAACACCAGTGACGCTAACTTCCTGAGAACCTGGGATTATCAACAAGCCTCCGAACAAATCGCCGAATCTGCTGGTAAAATGCTTTACGCAGATTACGTAGAATCAGGAACTTACCCGATTATCATGGCCAATCACTTTGGCGGTGTAATTTTCCACGAAGCTTGCGGACACCTTTTAGAAACCACCCAAATTGAACGCAAAACCACACCATTTGCCGACAAAAAAGGGGAAAAAATTGCCCACGAAAGCTTAACAGCTTGGGACGAAGGCCGCGCCGATAATGCCTTCGGGACAATTGATATGGACGACGAAGGAATGCCCGCCCAAAGAACATTATTAATTGAAAAAGGTATCCTCAAAAACTTCCTAGCTGACAGAACCGGTTCAGTGCGGACAGGACACCCCAGAACAGGCAGTGGCCGCCGTCAAAATTACACTTTTGCAGCCGCTAGTCGGATGCGAAATACATACATTGATTGTGGAGAACACACAACAGAAGACCTATTTGCCTCCGTTGATAAAGGTATTTACTGTAAGAAAATGGGTGGCGGAAGTGTGGGCGCAACAGGTCAATTTAACTTTAGCGTTGATGAAGCTTACCTAATAGAAAATGGCAAAATTACCAAACCATTAAAAGGTGCTACGCTCATCGGTGAAGCCAAGGAAATCATGAATAAAATTTCCCTATGTTCCCAAGATTTAGAACTAGCTCCCGGCTTTTGTGGCTCAGTCAGCGGCAGCATTTACACAACAGTTGGACAACCCCACATTAAGGTTGACTCTATTACCGTTGGCGGCAGATAA
- a CDS encoding AAA family ATPase — protein MTLKLISAKIKNFKSLGDVDLNFRDLTILVGANASGKSNSLEALRFLSKLLKDQELPSLKYMDSILRVGEKQTFYQIIIEDDEDNKAKVEYSLVLSISENNTLIDREYLLVNEIEVINIIDGKGTVNDENGENSQPYEFSEGDGLTLADVGKYGHKPITKKLASYIKDWKFYDVDPDSVRIHSRITKLNMIYKSLQHDERIPSLDTDASEVEEVLQYWGRHDKNKFDEVSQELYDCLKIKLQLDDVAEPLIKVIEEDGKKIALSNMSDGTLRLIAYFIMLYESDVPTLISIEEPERNFHPGILQDIADMIKRLSKRTQVIFTTHSSQLLDCFSTEEISSDISVILLNQKGEIGTKACLLDKLAENRDDFSDWMNDFGIGSAIYHSHLLEGIFAD, from the coding sequence ATGACTCTTAAACTCATATCCGCAAAAATTAAAAATTTTAAAAGCTTAGGAGATGTGGATTTAAATTTCAGGGATCTAACAATTTTGGTAGGAGCTAATGCTAGTGGTAAATCCAATTCTTTAGAAGCATTACGCTTTCTCAGTAAACTTTTAAAAGACCAGGAACTTCCTTCTCTAAAATATATGGATAGTATCTTAAGGGTGGGGGAAAAACAAACATTTTATCAAATTATTATAGAAGATGATGAAGATAATAAAGCTAAAGTAGAATATAGTTTGGTACTTAGTATCAGTGAAAATAATACTTTAATTGATAGAGAGTATCTCTTAGTTAATGAAATTGAAGTAATTAATATTATTGATGGTAAAGGAACAGTGAATGATGAAAATGGCGAAAATTCTCAACCATACGAATTTTCTGAGGGTGATGGACTCACATTAGCGGATGTAGGTAAATATGGTCATAAACCAATTACAAAAAAGTTGGCAAGCTATATAAAAGATTGGAAATTCTATGATGTAGATCCTGATAGCGTCAGAATACATTCTAGAATTACTAAATTAAATATGATCTATAAATCTTTACAACATGATGAAAGAATACCTAGCCTTGATACTGACGCTAGTGAAGTTGAAGAAGTTTTACAATACTGGGGTAGACATGATAAAAATAAGTTTGATGAAGTGAGCCAAGAACTGTATGACTGTCTGAAAATTAAGTTACAGTTAGATGATGTTGCAGAACCACTTATTAAAGTTATTGAAGAAGATGGTAAAAAAATAGCTTTATCTAATATGTCAGATGGGACTCTGAGGTTGATAGCTTATTTTATCATGCTTTATGAATCTGATGTTCCAACTCTCATTAGTATTGAAGAACCTGAGAGAAATTTTCATCCTGGTATTTTACAAGATATTGCTGATATGATCAAAAGGTTATCCAAGAGAACACAGGTGATTTTTACAACCCATAGTTCTCAATTATTAGATTGTTTTTCTACTGAAGAAATATCATCTGACATTTCGGTAATCCTTTTAAATCAGAAAGGAGAAATAGGAACTAAAGCTTGTCTACTTGATAAATTAGCAGAAAACCGAGATGATTTTTCCGATTGGATGAATGATTTTGGAATAGGTAGCGCGATTTATCATAGTCACTTACTAGAAGGAATTTTTGCTGATTAA
- a CDS encoding DUF4276 family protein, whose amino-acid sequence MPSVRLWVPESDHDSKAVGCIANKIVALYGGNITIQLATKQGFNTAIHPKIQDGLKKAVDTYLKNDDLVIFLLDSDGTQSQNQRRREKNSLVNRIEEVVKLFEGEGRVKYFPMIQELEAWLLVDYLGICCFFTKNADHRNHPEWIKFANSKQRGQTDLIAEAESGGRGVKECLVKLSREILIKHNPNLQDKPKNLKEREYEESQSSNIAAYIEINNQTLRKNNSLVEFAKCLQKLVDENKQVFLDDIN is encoded by the coding sequence ATGCCTAGTGTTCGTCTTTGGGTGCCGGAATCTGATCATGATAGTAAAGCAGTTGGCTGTATTGCTAACAAAATAGTCGCGCTTTATGGTGGTAATATAACTATCCAACTTGCCACTAAACAGGGTTTTAATACAGCTATACATCCAAAAATCCAAGATGGTTTAAAGAAGGCAGTTGATACTTATTTAAAAAATGATGATTTAGTTATCTTTCTGCTAGATTCTGATGGGACACAATCGCAAAACCAAAGACGGAGGGAAAAAAATTCTCTGGTTAATCGAATTGAAGAAGTTGTTAAATTGTTTGAAGGTGAAGGAAGAGTAAAATATTTTCCGATGATTCAAGAATTGGAGGCTTGGTTATTAGTTGATTATTTGGGTATATGCTGCTTTTTTACAAAAAATGCTGATCATCGAAATCATCCAGAATGGATCAAATTTGCCAATAGTAAACAACGTGGACAAACAGATTTAATAGCAGAAGCTGAGTCAGGAGGAAGGGGTGTCAAGGAATGTTTAGTAAAGTTATCACGCGAAATCCTAATTAAGCATAATCCGAATCTCCAAGATAAACCCAAAAATTTGAAAGAACGGGAATATGAAGAAAGTCAATCATCTAATATAGCAGCATATATTGAAATTAATAACCAAACTCTCAGAAAAAATAATTCATTGGTAGAGTTTGCGAAATGTTTGCAAAAATTAGTAGATGAAAATAAACAAGTATTTCTAGATGATATTAATTAG
- a CDS encoding Tex family protein — MLNISQLLATELKLKPHQVQNALELLAEGATIPFIARYRKERTDEMDEVQLRDLQDRHNYLTELEERKKVIVSAIAQQDKLTPELQAKIASCLQKTELEDLYLPYRPKRRTRATIAREKGLEALATFIKSLNVKNGISASLEAESAKYISETLGVKSADEALKGASDILAEEVAEKSESRAYIRDYLLENGVFISRIKDEHPEGTTKFEMYRNYQIRVKNIAPHNLLALCRGEDEKILSFEVAFDEDFVLGYLESQEIKTQVRNIRDFYQVMLKDSFNRLMKTSLISEVTNEKKTYADIESIKTFETNLRELLLSAPAGMKPTMAIDPGFRTGCKVAILDETGQFLEYQAVFPHQAAEQRQKAAQTIKKLLEKYQIQLIAIGNGTASRETEEFVAEILPNIAHKPVKVVVNESGASIYSASDVAREEFPDLDITVRGAISIGRRLQDPLAELVKIDPKSIGVGQYQHDVDQKLLKKKLDETVESCVNYVGVDLNTASKELLTFVSGITPTIANNIIAYRNQNGAFKNRRQLLKVAKLGPKAFEQAAGFLRIRGGENPLDNTAVHPESYSLVQSIAADLGVSLNQVTQVAENLKKANIKKYVTETIGEPTLRDILSELEKPGRDPRAEFKYATFKEGIKEIKDLTVGMQLEGIITNVANFGAFVDIGVHQDGLVHISQLADRFVDDPKKIVKVGQVVKVQVLEINEKLKRIGLSMKGIKQ; from the coding sequence ATGTTGAACATTTCCCAACTCCTCGCAACTGAACTAAAACTTAAACCCCACCAAGTACAAAATGCGCTAGAACTCTTAGCAGAAGGGGCAACAATTCCCTTTATTGCGCGTTACCGTAAAGAACGCACTGATGAAATGGATGAAGTGCAATTACGGGATTTACAAGATAGGCATAATTACTTAACGGAGTTAGAAGAAAGAAAAAAAGTAATTGTGAGTGCGATCGCTCAACAAGATAAACTTACCCCAGAACTACAAGCAAAAATAGCATCCTGTTTACAAAAAACTGAACTGGAAGATTTATATTTACCCTATCGTCCTAAACGTCGGACTCGTGCTACCATTGCTAGGGAAAAAGGGTTAGAAGCACTGGCTACATTTATTAAATCCCTAAATGTTAAAAATGGTATTTCCGCATCTTTAGAGGCAGAATCAGCAAAGTATATTTCGGAAACCTTGGGAGTAAAAAGCGCAGATGAAGCTTTAAAAGGTGCGTCTGATATTTTAGCTGAAGAAGTAGCAGAAAAATCAGAATCACGCGCTTATATCCGCGATTATCTGTTAGAAAATGGGGTATTTATTTCTCGGATTAAAGACGAACATCCTGAAGGGACAACTAAATTTGAAATGTACCGCAATTATCAGATTAGAGTCAAAAATATCGCCCCTCATAATCTGTTGGCATTATGTCGAGGAGAAGATGAAAAAATTCTCAGTTTTGAAGTTGCGTTTGATGAAGATTTTGTGCTGGGTTATTTAGAATCTCAAGAAATAAAAACTCAAGTTCGCAATATTCGAGATTTTTATCAAGTCATGTTAAAAGATAGTTTTAACCGCTTGATGAAAACTTCCTTAATTAGCGAAGTAACAAACGAGAAAAAAACCTACGCTGACATAGAATCAATCAAAACTTTTGAAACCAATTTACGAGAATTGCTATTATCCGCACCAGCAGGAATGAAACCGACAATGGCTATAGATCCAGGTTTTAGAACCGGGTGTAAAGTCGCTATATTAGATGAAACTGGGCAATTTTTAGAATATCAAGCTGTCTTTCCCCACCAAGCAGCAGAACAACGACAAAAAGCCGCCCAAACTATTAAAAAATTACTTGAAAAATACCAAATTCAATTAATCGCTATTGGTAACGGTACAGCGTCACGAGAAACAGAAGAATTTGTGGCCGAAATATTACCAAATATAGCCCATAAACCAGTTAAAGTTGTGGTAAATGAATCTGGTGCATCTATATATTCTGCCAGCGACGTAGCTAGAGAAGAATTTCCCGATTTAGATATTACCGTGCGGGGTGCAATCAGTATTGGGAGAAGATTACAAGATCCTTTAGCAGAACTAGTTAAAATAGATCCTAAATCAATTGGTGTCGGACAATATCAACATGACGTTGATCAAAAATTACTGAAAAAGAAATTAGATGAAACCGTCGAAAGTTGCGTTAACTATGTGGGTGTAGACTTAAATACTGCTTCCAAAGAACTTCTCACCTTTGTTTCGGGAATTACCCCCACCATAGCTAATAATATTATTGCCTATCGTAACCAAAATGGCGCATTTAAAAACCGTCGTCAACTTTTGAAAGTAGCGAAATTAGGACCTAAAGCCTTTGAACAAGCAGCAGGGTTTTTAAGAATTCGTGGTGGTGAAAACCCCTTAGATAATACCGCAGTTCATCCAGAAAGTTACTCTTTGGTACAATCTATCGCGGCTGATTTAGGAGTATCCTTAAATCAAGTGACACAAGTTGCAGAAAACCTCAAAAAAGCCAACATCAAAAAATACGTTACCGAAACCATTGGAGAACCAACCCTGCGCGACATTCTCAGCGAATTAGAAAAACCAGGCAGAGATCCTCGTGCGGAATTTAAATATGCTACCTTTAAAGAAGGAATCAAAGAAATTAAAGATCTAACCGTAGGAATGCAACTAGAAGGAATTATTACCAACGTTGCTAACTTCGGTGCTTTCGTTGATATTGGAGTCCATCAAGATGGTTTAGTGCATATTTCCCAACTTGCTGATAGATTTGTAGATGATCCGAAAAAAATTGTAAAAGTTGGACAAGTCGTTAAAGTGCAAGTTTTAGAAATCAACGAAAAACTCAAACGCATAGGTTTATCAATGAAAGGAATCAAACAATAA
- a CDS encoding Rpn family recombination-promoting nuclease/putative transposase, with protein MDNLGDKFSSKQQQQVLQIIETILIYKFPRMNREEIEAMFGLSELKQTRFYQEAKEEGKEEGIEVGERKAKLDAVPGLIGLGLTGEQIAQVLNLSLAEISEIIQQQNTKDR; from the coding sequence GTGGATAATTTAGGCGATAAGTTTTCATCAAAGCAACAGCAACAAGTATTACAAATCATCGAGACAATTTTAATTTACAAGTTTCCAAGAATGAATAGGGAGGAAATAGAAGCTATGTTTGGATTAAGTGAGTTAAAACAAACCCGATTTTATCAAGAAGCAAAAGAAGAGGGAAAGGAAGAAGGAATAGAAGTAGGTGAACGCAAAGCCAAATTAGACGCAGTTCCTGGATTGATAGGATTGGGTTTAACTGGAGAACAAATCGCACAAGTTTTAAACTTAAGTTTGGCAGAAATTAGCGAGATTATTCAACAACAGAATACAAAGGACAGGTAA
- a CDS encoding DUF5615 family PIN-like protein, whose product MAYATLRYRDVGMKATIDPIVWNYAKDNDLMIVSKDADMHDLSLVLGNPPKVIWLRLGNCSTLQVENLLRREFSTIKLFYEDENSSLLALS is encoded by the coding sequence ATGGCTTACGCCACGCTTCGCTATCGGGATGTAGGGATGAAAGCAACAATAGACCCGATAGTTTGGAATTATGCAAAAGATAATGATTTGATGATTGTCTCGAAAGATGCTGATATGCACGATCTGAGTTTAGTGTTGGGGAATCCTCCAAAAGTCATCTGGCTTAGACTGGGAAACTGTTCTACCTTACAAGTTGAAAATTTACTGCGTCGGGAGTTCAGCACAATCAAATTATTTTATGAAGATGAAAATTCATCATTGCTTGCTCTATCATAA
- a CDS encoding dynamin family protein, which translates to MIFILPFVIGAVGLAVGAVAGAFTSHAAGENDRQAAKHHRKVANELVEKYTNLQKQYYELADESKKQIDDLTRQIALSEIEKDCLRLAVRLQQSLISIMWSIDKEPTIDVLKQFVKAVDLTNNVLCRINEELVNVPSDYYERNFTQAVKNNLLTQTEEFTAFHSGDTTANIVSEPPTNNTTTPGIKIMKSYSQEFQDTYNRVNDIGNRLLTYLKELRAGRLQEGDNTQGLENVENSIVQALQALVKQKYQVAVIAAMNAGKSTFLNALIGADVLATNVEACTVFRTDIRPINAEQTPRLLEHRENQEFPEIIATGDAEEIKRKFSERTYQIRDNKNLDHTISFELEHPIEAISKLPSLAGFTLVDTPGPNEWNSESFNTVALKQTSLQALRTCDAILFILDYLSFKDNINLELLQDLIENRQDFLAQNTGKMYFVLNKVDMKGESDRKIEDVIESLRMSLVSFGIPEPNISPVIARQALLSKLIQEGKATDSHIKDFEKFYIIKYAERDEKGRMLIPLPEEIASQSLEDSGILKIEETVIKNIVQTSGWNLLSDVLAVLNKAAQSVADTLTTEIRGWELEFEELQQKIEEYKQRFELIENKLASVKKSVQSQKKRLFKTFRQEIYKFAETAKNRIDLEIDKVVEEQAKNSGSVSSKENQNLVSFIWNKVTSLLKEDSTSEPYKIKVKDKKDAKEIGKIINDYCAPIVHNFWLDTQDRLVREGAKIHEDLVKQIQQEIQAISDELSQYIGETLQIEIGTNAIQFPKFEFSGIDTKIQEQREVFERTKKITMQEERCCASPHVYEQDVVMKTEVSYYEIDLRLTAQGIKDKIDEQVKRNIGLLKGIIDEQVEENFQKGEQQINDYINRFLDIFDNLLTQRVKRESEVNEIVSTLKSQKSEVSEYLNELILIQEVLDNWKPSPINR; encoded by the coding sequence ATGATTTTTATATTGCCTTTTGTAATCGGTGCTGTAGGCTTGGCCGTTGGTGCTGTTGCAGGTGCTTTTACTTCTCATGCTGCTGGAGAAAATGATAGACAAGCCGCTAAACATCACAGGAAAGTTGCCAATGAATTAGTTGAGAAATATACGAATCTACAAAAACAATACTATGAACTTGCTGATGAAAGTAAAAAGCAAATTGACGACTTAACTCGACAGATTGCATTAAGTGAAATAGAGAAAGATTGTTTGCGTTTAGCTGTGAGATTGCAACAGAGTTTGATTTCTATAATGTGGTCTATTGATAAAGAACCGACAATAGATGTCTTAAAGCAATTTGTAAAAGCAGTGGATCTTACAAATAATGTTCTCTGCCGAATTAATGAAGAGTTAGTTAATGTTCCTAGTGATTACTATGAACGTAATTTCACTCAAGCTGTGAAAAATAATCTTTTAACACAAACAGAAGAATTTACAGCTTTTCATAGTGGAGATACCACTGCCAATATAGTTTCAGAACCACCTACAAATAACACAACTACCCCAGGAATAAAAATAATGAAATCCTATTCACAAGAATTTCAAGATACCTATAACAGAGTTAATGATATAGGAAATAGACTCTTAACTTATCTAAAAGAACTTCGCGCAGGACGACTCCAAGAAGGAGATAATACCCAAGGATTAGAAAATGTTGAAAATAGTATTGTACAAGCTTTACAAGCCTTAGTTAAACAAAAATATCAAGTAGCTGTAATTGCAGCTATGAATGCAGGTAAAAGTACATTCCTCAATGCTTTGATTGGTGCAGATGTTTTAGCTACTAATGTAGAGGCTTGTACAGTTTTTCGTACAGATATTCGTCCAATTAACGCAGAACAAACACCCAGACTTTTAGAACATCGAGAAAATCAAGAATTTCCTGAAATTATAGCAACTGGTGATGCAGAAGAAATTAAGCGGAAGTTTTCAGAACGGACATATCAAATAAGAGATAATAAAAATTTAGATCATACTATAAGTTTTGAATTAGAACATCCTATTGAAGCTATTAGTAAATTGCCTTCTCTAGCTGGATTTACCTTAGTTGATACTCCTGGACCAAATGAGTGGAACTCAGAGAGTTTTAATACAGTAGCTTTAAAACAGACGAGTCTACAAGCACTTCGCACTTGTGATGCTATCTTATTTATTCTGGATTACCTATCTTTTAAAGACAATATTAATTTAGAATTGCTGCAAGATTTAATTGAAAACCGCCAGGACTTTTTGGCACAAAATACAGGAAAAATGTACTTTGTACTTAACAAGGTAGACATGAAAGGAGAAAGTGATAGAAAGATTGAAGATGTGATAGAATCTTTAAGAATGAGTTTGGTTAGCTTTGGTATTCCTGAACCAAATATTTCTCCAGTCATTGCTAGACAGGCTTTATTGTCTAAGCTGATTCAAGAAGGAAAAGCAACTGATAGTCATATTAAGGATTTTGAAAAGTTTTATATCATTAAATATGCAGAAAGAGATGAAAAAGGTAGGATGCTTATTCCCTTACCAGAAGAAATTGCATCTCAATCTTTAGAAGATAGCGGTATTCTCAAAATTGAAGAGACAGTAATTAAAAATATTGTGCAAACTTCAGGATGGAATTTATTGAGTGATGTCTTGGCTGTTTTGAATAAAGCTGCTCAATCTGTAGCTGATACACTTACTACGGAAATTCGCGGTTGGGAGTTAGAATTTGAGGAACTACAACAAAAAATAGAGGAATATAAACAACGTTTTGAGTTGATTGAAAATAAGTTAGCAAGTGTAAAAAAGTCTGTACAGTCACAAAAGAAAAGATTATTCAAAACTTTTAGGCAAGAAATTTATAAGTTTGCTGAAACTGCTAAAAATCGTATAGATTTGGAAATTGATAAAGTAGTAGAAGAACAAGCTAAAAATTCGGGTTCTGTATCTAGTAAAGAAAACCAAAATCTTGTCTCGTTTATTTGGAATAAAGTTACTTCATTGTTAAAAGAGGATTCAACTTCAGAACCATATAAAATCAAGGTAAAAGACAAAAAAGATGCTAAAGAAATAGGTAAAATTATTAATGATTACTGCGCTCCTATAGTTCATAACTTTTGGCTGGATACACAAGACAGACTTGTGAGAGAAGGTGCAAAGATTCACGAGGACTTAGTTAAGCAAATTCAACAAGAAATACAAGCTATTTCTGATGAATTATCTCAGTATATTGGTGAGACTTTGCAAATAGAGATTGGTACTAATGCAATTCAGTTTCCTAAGTTTGAATTTTCTGGCATTGATACTAAAATTCAAGAACAACGAGAAGTTTTTGAAAGAACTAAGAAAATAACTATGCAAGAGGAACGTTGTTGTGCAAGTCCTCATGTCTATGAACAAGATGTTGTTATGAAAACAGAAGTATCCTACTATGAAATTGATTTACGGCTGACTGCTCAAGGAATTAAAGACAAGATAGATGAGCAAGTAAAGAGAAACATAGGTTTACTCAAGGGTATTATTGACGAACAAGTAGAAGAGAATTTTCAGAAAGGTGAACAGCAAATCAATGATTATATCAATAGATTTCTGGATATTTTCGATAATTTGCTGACACAAAGGGTAAAGAGAGAATCAGAAGTGAATGAGATTGTTTCTACTCTTAAAAGCCAAAAATCAGAAGTAAGTGAATATCTCAATGAATTGATATTGATTCAAGAAGTGCTTGATAATTGGAAACCATCACCTATTAACCGATAA
- a CDS encoding phage holin family protein produces the protein MLSYFFIALATALSLLIVDLVVPGVDIANFPAALIAAVVIGLINSGVKPTINILSLPLTYLTLGGFSLIVNGLCFWLASVLVPGFQVQGLIAFIIGPVVLSLANTFLSKYFAEKGFELQDSQ, from the coding sequence ATGTTGTCATATTTTTTCATCGCACTCGCTACAGCTTTAAGTTTGCTGATTGTTGATTTAGTTGTTCCCGGTGTAGATATTGCTAATTTTCCGGCAGCTTTAATTGCCGCTGTTGTGATTGGTTTAATTAATAGTGGAGTTAAACCAACCATTAATATCTTGTCTTTACCTTTGACATATCTCACATTAGGTGGATTTTCCCTAATTGTTAACGGACTCTGCTTTTGGTTAGCATCAGTTTTAGTTCCAGGTTTTCAAGTTCAAGGATTAATTGCTTTTATTATCGGTCCTGTAGTTCTTTCTTTAGCTAATACCTTTCTCAGTAAATACTTCGCAGAAAAAGGTTTTGAATTACAAGATAGTCAATAG